The Glycine soja cultivar W05 chromosome 8, ASM419377v2, whole genome shotgun sequence genome has a window encoding:
- the LOC114422757 gene encoding protein ROOT INITIATION DEFECTIVE 3-like translates to MEVVLASSSVDGGIGCWDLHTGAEQLRYKSCTSPSHGLISVGARFIASSQLRDDPAATGYVLYWSWSKPQVEVKSFPTEQIKPIAANHPGTYIAGGAPSGDIYLWEVETGRLLKKWRAHFRAVSCLVFSEDDSLLVSGSEDGSVRVWSLFMIFDDLRCQQASNLYEYSFSEHTLTVTDVVIGNGGCNAIIVSASNDRTCKVWSLSRGMLLRNIVFPSIINCIALDPAEHVFYAGSEDGKIFIAALNTESITTNNYGMHIIGSFSNHSNQVTCLAYGTSENLLITGSEDGMVRVWNARTRNIVRMFKHAKGPVNNILVVRRENDSSNHISSNVQASSRKQGSNLPPPLEKYANSIDDDLDMKTMISLGGGRRFVDPSYLSSHVISNYIKELQHQGSAAASEMEMEKLKHDYQKSVQMANQLKKMNENLHQFCVKELLDGGQARTLDEDQN, encoded by the exons ATGGAGGTTGTTTTGGCGTCGTCGTCCGTCGACGGCGGAATAGGGTGCTGGGACCTTCACACCGGCGCGGAGCAGCTCCGCTACAAATCTTGCACCTCCCCTTCTCACGGACTCATCTCCGTCGGTGCTCGCTTCATCGCTTCGTCGCAGCTTCGTGATGATCCCGCAGCCACTGGCTATGTTCTCTACTGGTCCTGGTCTAAG CCTCAAGTTGAAGTGAAGAGTTTTCCTACTGAACAAATCAAACCTATTGCTGCTAATCATCCGGGAACCTATATAGCCGGTGGAGCTCCATCTGGTGACATTTACTTGTGGgag GTTGAAACTGGTAGGCTGCTTAAGAAGTGGCGTGCTCATTTTAGGGCGGTTTCTTGCCTGGTGTTTTCCGAAGATGACTCGCTGCTGGTATCTGGTTCTGAAGATGGATCCGTAAGAGTTTGGTCTCTCTTCAT GATATTTGATGATTTGCGATGTCAGCAAGCAAGTAATCTTTACGAGTATAGTTTTTCAGAGCACACCCTGACTGTGACTGATGTTGTTATTGGTAATGGAGGGTGCAATGCGATTATCGTGTCAGCTTCAAATGATCGGACTTGTAAG gtATGGAGCTTATCTAGGGGAATGCTACTAAGAAATATAGTATTCCCTTCAATAATTAATTGCATTGCATTGGATCCAGCCGAACATGTCTTTTATGCTGGCAGTGAAGATGGAAAGATATTTATCGCAGCACTTAACACTGAAAGCATCACCACCAATAATTATGGGATGCATATCATCGGTTCTTTTTCTAACCACAG CAATCAAGTTACTTGCTTAGCATATGGCACAAGTGAGAATTTGTTAATAACTGGGTCAGAGGATGGAATGGTTCGTGTTTGGAATGCGAGAACTCGTAACATTGTTCGCATGTTTAAACATGCTAAAG GACCTGTAAATAATATTCTGGTTGTTAGACGAGAAAATGACTCCAGTAATCACATATCTTCTAATGTACAAGCATCATCAAGAAAGCAGGGGTCTAATTTACCCCCTCCATTGGAAAAATATGCAAATTCAATTGATGACGACTTAGATATGAAGACTATGATCAGCCTTGGGGGTGGTAGGAGATTCGTGGATCCTTCATACCTCAGCTCTCATGTGATATCTAATTACATTAAGGAACTTCAG CATCAAGGTTCAGCTGCTGCTTCTGAAATGGAGATGGAGAAACTAAAACATGATTACCAAAAGTCAGTGCAAATGGCTAACCAgttgaagaaaatgaatgaaaactTGCATCAATTCTGTGTAAAGGAGCTGTTGGATGGTGGTCAAGCTAGAACCTTAGATGAAGATCAgaattaa
- the LOC114422756 gene encoding F-box/kelch-repeat protein At3g23880-like, whose product MKKHTQTLPLELIREVLLRLPVRSVLRFRCVCKSWLSLISDPQFRISHYDLAAAPTHRLLLRSNNFYIESVDIEAELEKDSSAVHLILPPSSPPRHRFEYDYYADSHDKPDILGSCRGLILLYYPRNSDHIIWNPSLGVQKRLPYLAYDVTFCPLYGFGYDPSTDDYLLIVIGLHDSEHYKYDTDGSEDDECKGKCQIFSFKTDSWYIVDIFVPYKDLGGKFRAGSLFGDILHWLVFSKDKKVPVILAFDLVQRSFSEIPLFDNFAMEKYEVDSLRRVMGGCLSVSCSVHDGATDEIWVMKEYKVQSSWTRSVVIPSSGFSPICINKDGGILGSNICGRLEKLNDKGELLEHLIYGGEQCLCSARLQSAVYRESLLSLHSVIGVTRIGVTRKDDHGETTEHDQQ is encoded by the coding sequence atgaagaagCACACTCAGACTCTCCCTCTGGAGTTGATCAGAGAAGTTCTTCTGAGATTGCCGGTGAGATCCGTTCTGCGTTTCAGGTGTGTTTGTAAGTCATGGCTTTCTCTGATCTCCGATCCCCAATTTCGCATTTCCCACTATGACCTAGCTGCAGCACCCACCCATCGACTTCTTCTCAgatctaataatttttacatCGAATCCGTTGATATAGAGGCAGAGCTTGAGAAAGACTCAAGTGCAGTGCATTTGATTCTCCCCCCTTCATCACCCCCACGCCATCGCTTCGAATATGACTATTATGCTGACTCTCACGATAAGCCTGATATTTTGGGATCATGCAGAGGCCTCATACTTTTATACTACCCGAGAAACAGTGATCACATTATATGGAATCCGTCATTAGGTGTCCAAAAACGATTACCATACTTAGCATATGATGTAACCTTTTGTCCTCTATATGGCTTTGGGTATGACCCTTCAACTGATGACTACTTGCTAATCGTGATTGGATTGCACGACTCTGAACATTATAAGTATGACACTGATGGGTCTGAAGATGATGAGTGCAAAGGAAAATGCCAGATTTTCTCCTTTAAAACCGATTCATGGTACATTGTGGATATTTTCGTTCCCTATAAGGATCTCGGCGGTAAATTCAGAGCTGGGTCGCTCTTTGGTGACATACTTCATTGGTTGGTTTTCTCCAAGGATAAAAAGGTTCCTGTCATTCTTGCCTTTGATCTGGTGCAAAGGAGTTTTTCGGAGATTCCTCTCTTTGATAATTTCGCTATGGAGAAATATGAAGTTGATAGCTTGAGAAGGGTAATGGGAGGATGTCTCAGTGTGTCTTGCTCGGTCCATGACGGTGCAACGGATGAAATATGGGTGATGAAAGAATATAAAGTGCAGTCATCTTGGACCCGGTCCGTTGTTATCCCTAGTAGTGGCTTTTCCCCCATATGCATCAACAAAGATGGTGGAATTCTTGGATCAAATATTTGTGGAAGACTAGAGAAACTTAATGACAAAGGAGAACTGCTTGAGCATCTCATTTATGGTGGAGAACAATGTTTGTGCTCTGCCAGACTACAGTCTGCTGTGTATAGAGAAAGTCTATTGTCGCTCCACAGTGTCATTGGGGTAACAAGGATTGGGGTAACAAGGAAAGACGACCATGGGGAAACAACTGAACATGACCAACAgtaa
- the LOC114422755 gene encoding pentatricopeptide repeat-containing protein At3g46790, chloroplastic-like, with amino-acid sequence MWVLQIPQFVRHVPSQSHLCYTSHVSSRVPVSFVSLNPSANLINDINSNNNQLIQSLCKGGNLKQALHLLCCEPNPTQQTFEHLIYSCAQKNSLSYGLDVHRCLVDSGFDQDPFLATKLINMYYELGSIDRARKVFDETRERTIYVWNALFRALAMVGHGKELLDLYIQMNWIGTPSDRFTYTYVLKACVVSELSVCPLRKGKEIHAHILRHGYEANIHVMTTLLDVYAKFGSVSYANSVFCAMPTKNFVSWSAMIACFAKNEMPMKALELFQLMMFEACNSVPNSVTMVNVLQACAGLAALEQGKLIHGYILRRQLDSILPVLNALITMYGRCGEILMGQRVFDNMKKRDVVSWNSLISIYGMHGFGKKAIQIFENMIHQGVSPSYISFITVLGACSHAGLVEEGKILFESMLSKYRIHPGMEHYACMVDLLGRANRLGEAIKLIEDMHFEPGPTVWGSLLGSCRIHCNVELAERASTVLFELEPRNAGNYVLLADIYAEAKLWSEAKSVMKLLEARGLQKLPGCSWIEVKRKVYSFVSVDEHNPQIEEIHALLVKLSNEMKAQGYVPQTNVVLYDLDEEEKERIVLGHSEKLAVAFGLINTAKGETIRIRKNLRLCEDCHAVTKFISKFANREILVRDVNRFHHFRDGVCSCGDYW; translated from the coding sequence ATGTGGGTGCTTCAGATTCCCCAATTTGTCAGACATGTTCCATCTCAAAGTCACCTCTGCTACACTTCCCATGTCTCCTCAAGAGTGCCGGTCTCTTTTGTTTCATTGAACCCTTCAGCCAATCTCATCAATGACAtaaacagcaacaacaaccagTTGATACAATCATTATGCAAAGGAGGGAACCTTAAGCAGGCTCTTCATCTCCTGTGTTGCGAGCCCAATCCAACTCAGCAGACTTTTGagcatttaatttattcttgtgCACAGAAGAACTCACTTTCCTATGGCCTTGACGTTCATCGCTGTCTTGTTGATAGTGGTTTTGACCAAGACCCTTTTTTAGCTACTAAACTAATCAATATGTACTATGAGCTTGGGTCTATTGACCGTGCTCGCAAGGTATTTGATGAAACTCGGGAAAGAACCATATATGTCTGGAATGCACTCTTCCGAGCACTGGCAATGGTGGGTCATGGTAAGGAGCTGCTAGATTTGTATATTCAGATGAATTGGATTGGGACCCCATCGGATAGGTTCACATATACATATGTGCTTAAGGCTTGTGTTGTTTCAGAGCTGTCAGTCTGCCCTCTCCGGAAGGGTAAGGAGATTCATGCCCATATTCTGCGACATGGCTATGAAGCAAATATTCATGTTATGACAACTTTGTTGGATGTATACGCTAAGTTTGGCAGTGTGTCGTATGCAAATTCCGTGTTTTGTGCAATGCCTACCAAGAACTTTGTCTCATGGAGTGCTATGATTGCATGCTTTGCAAAGAATGAAATGCCTATGAAAGCACTGGAACTGTTTCAGTTAATGATGTTCGAGGCATGCAATTCAGTTCCAAATTCAGTTACAATGGTTAACGTGCTTCAAGCCTGTGCAGGTCTTGCTGCATTGGAGCAAGGGAAGTTGATTCATGGCTATATCCTTAGAAGGCAACTTGATTCTATACTGCCAGTTCTTAACGCCCTTATAACAATGTATGGAAGATGTGGCGAGATTTTGATGGGACAAAGAGTCTTTGATAACATGAAGAAACGTGACGTTGTTTCATGGAATTCTTTGATTTCTATTTACGGTATGCATGGTTTTGGAAAGAAAGCAATCCAAATTTTCGAAAATATGATCCACCAAGGTGTTTCACCGAGTTATATATCGTTCATTACTGTTCTGGGTGCTTGCAGTCATGCAGGCCTTGTTGAGGAGGGAAAGATTTTGTTTGAATCCATGCTTAGTAAGTACAGGATCCATCCAGGTATGGAGCATTATGCTTGTATGGTGGATCTTCTTGGCCGAGCTAACAGGTTAGGTGAAGCAATCAAACTAATAGAAGATATGCATTTTGAACCTGGACCTACGGTTTGGGGTTCCCTTCTTGGATCTTGTAGGATTCACTGTAATGTTGAACTTGCAGAGAGAGCAAGCACTGTGCTTTTTGAGTTGGAGCCAAGGAATGCTGGTAATTATGTGCTTTTAGCAGATATTTATGCAGAAGCTAAGTTGTGGAGTGAAGCAAAGAGTGTGATGAAGCTATTGGAAGCTCGTGGCCTGCAAAAGCTTCCAGGTTGCAGCTGGATTGAAGTGAAAAGGAAGGTATACTCATTTGTCTCTGTTGATGAGCATAACCCACAAATTGAAGAAATTCATGCTTTGCTAGTTAAATTGTCAAATGAGATGAAGGCACAGGGTTATGTCCCACAGACAAACGTTGTTCTCTACGATCTTgacgaagaagagaaagaaagaattgTATTGGGACATAGCGAAAAGCTTGCAGTTGCTTTTGGACTCATTAATACTGCAAAAGGTGAAACCATAAGGATCAGAAAAAACTTGAGATTATGTGAAGACTGTCATGccgttacaaaatttatttctaaatttgcTAATAGAGAGATTCTTGTTAGAGATGTGAATCGCTTCCATCATTTTAGAGATGGAGTTTGTTCCTGTGGTGACTATTGGTAG